In Oceanococcus atlanticus, the genomic stretch CGGCTTGTGGCTGCGCGATGACACCGGCACCTCGGGCGCGGTGGAGTTCGCCATGGACACCGAGGCCTTTGCCAGCTGGCTGACGGTATTCGGTTACGAGGATCATCTGGTCGCCCGGCGCGGGCGGCTGAATGGCCAGCTCAACTGGAGCCCGGACCCTCAAGGCCTGAGCGTGGGCAATGCCAGCGGTCGACTGGATTTCGATTTCAGCGATGGGCAGTTGCTCAATATCGAACCCGGCGCCGGGCGGGTGCTGGGCCTGTTCAGCATCAACGCCTTGCCGCGCCGGTTCTTCCTGGATTTCAGCGATGTGGTCAACACCGGGCTGAGCTTCGACGAACTTTCCGGCGGTTTCGACATCAGCGGGGGCGTGGCGACAACTCAGAACCTGCAGCTCAAGGGGACCTCCGTGCGGGTGGCCGTGCGTGGCGATGTGGATCTGGTTCAGCGTCGCTACGATCAGGTCGTGACGATTTATCCGGGTGTCAGCTCGGGGGTCTCACTGGCCGCCACGGTGCTTGGTGGGCCGGTGGTGGGCCTGTTCACGCTGCTGGCTCAGGAACTGCTCGATCAGCCGCTGGATCAGGTCACCCAGATCGGCTATCACCTGGGTGGTAGCTGGGACAATCCGCAAGTGAGTCGACTGCAATGACACAACTGAATGTGGCGGCCGTACAGTACTGCGCCAGCGCTGATGCCGCGGCCAATTTCGCCTGTATCGAGGCGTTGGTTGGCGAGGCGGCGCGCAGCGGCGCGCAGCTGGTGCTGCTGCCGGAAAATGCCCTGTTCATGGGCGTGCATGAACGCGACAAGCTGGACCTGGCCGAGCCGCTGGATGACGGCCCCTGGCAACAGGCGCTGGCCGCTTTGGCGGCCCGCTGCGGGGTGCATCTGGTGGTGGGATCGTTCCCGCTGCAGGTTGAAGCTGACGCCCAGCATGTGTGGCCCTCCACCCTGGTTTTTGATCCGGCTGGCCAGCGCGTTGCGCGCTACGACAAGCTGCACCTGTTCGACGTGGCGCTGGACAACGGCAAGGTTTACCAGGAGTCGCGTTATTTCCGCCGCGGCGACAATGCGCCGCAAAGCTTCGAGTGCCACGGGGTGCGCGTGGGGCTGTCGATCTGCTACGACCTGCGCTTTCCCGAGCTTTACCGCCAGCTGGTCGCCGAAGGGGCCGAGCTATTGCTGGTGCCAGCCGCCTTCACCCATGCCACCGGGCAGGAGCACTGGGAGGTCTTGCTGCGGGCGCGGGCGATCGAGAATCTCGCCGGCGTGGTTGCGGCCAATCAATGCGGCACCCATCCCAGCGGTCAGCGCAGCTGGGGCCATAGTATGATCGTCGACCCTTGGGGGCGCGTGCTGGCCAGCTGTGATGAACAGCCCGGCCTGTGTCAGGCCGTTATCGACCTCGACGCGCTGGCCCGGCGCCGCCGGGAATTCCCCGTTTTGCAACATCGCAGTCTGTAATCATGTCCAACACCCTGGAACGCGCCCAATCTCATCTGCTTTCGCCGGCCAACCTGCAACTGTCTGACCTGGAGCAGGTGCTGCATGGTTTGATGCGTCCTGGCGTGGATGCGGCCGATCTTTACTTCCAGGCCCGGCGCAGCGAAAGCTGGTCGCTGGAGGAAGGTATCGTCAAAAGCGGCGGCTACGGCATTGATCAGGGCGTTGGGGTTCGCGCCATCAGTGGCGAAACCACCGGCTTTGCCTATTCCGATGAATTGGAGCGCCCGGCCCTGCAGCAGGCCTGCGAGGCCGCAGGGGCGATTGCACGCCAGGGTGGCAGCGGCGCCATCACCGGCTGGCGCAAGCCGGCCGGACATGCCCTGTATCAGCCGCTGGACCCGATCGCGAGTCTCGATGCGGATGCCAAGCTGGATCTGCTGCGGCGTGCCGATGCTGCGGCCCGCGCCGCCGACCCGGCGGTGTCGCAAGTGATGGCCAGCCTGTCGGCGAGTCATGAGCATGTGCTGATCGCCGCATCCGATGGCACGCTGGCCAGCGACATCAGGCCTCTGGTGCGTTTGCAGATTCAGGTTATCGTCGAGCGCAACGGCAAGCGCGAGTCGGCCAGCGCGGGCGGCGGCGGCCGTTACGAGCTGAGCCATCTGGGCGAGCGCGTATCGCCCGAAGCGCTGGCCAAGGAAGCGGTGCGCCTGGCGCTGTTGCGACTGGATGCCGGGGCCGCGCCAGCCGGCAGCATGCCCGTGGTGCTCGGCCCGGGCTGGCCCGGTGTGCTGCTGCATGAGGCCGTGGGGCATGGCCTGGAAGGTGATTTCAACCGCAAAGGCAGCTCGGTGTATTCCGGGCGGGTTGGCGAGCAGGTGGCGTCCTCGCTGTGCACCATCGTTGATGACGGCACTCTGGCCGAACGTCGCGGCTCGCTCAATATTGATGATGAAGGCACCCCGACCCAGCACAATGTGCTGATCGAAAACGGCATCCTCAAGGGTTACCTGCAGGACAAGCTGAATGCCGGTTTGATGGGGGTGGCCGCGACCGGTAACGGGCGCCGTGAATCCTTTGCCCATCTGCCCATGCCGCGCATGACCAACACCTTCATGCAACCTGGTGCGCATGATCCGGATGAGATCATCGCCAGCGTTGAGCGTGGGCTGTACGCCTGCAACTTCGAAGGCGGCCAGGTCGACATCACCTCCGGCAACTTCGTGTTCAGCGCATCAGAAGCCTATCTCATCGAGAACGGCAAGCTGGGTCGCCCGGTCAAGGGCGCTACCCTGATCGGCAACGGGCCTCAGGCGCTCAACGCGGTGTCCATGGTGGGCAACGATCTGGCCCTGGACAGCGGTATCGGGGTGTGTGGCAAAGATGGCCAAAGCGTGCCTGTCGGGGTTGGCCAGCCGACGCTCAAGGTCGATACCCTGACCGTGGGCGGCACCGAAACGGGCTGATGGCCCGCAAGCCTCCTGGCAAGCGCGGGGGCGGCCCGAGTGGGCGCCTGCGCATCATTGGCGGGCAATGGCGTGGCCGCATGCTGCCTGTGGCGGATCGTCCGGGGCTGCGTCCAACGCCGGACCGGGTGCGTGAAACCCTGTTCAACTGGCTGGCTTACGATCTGCACGATGTGCGGGTGCTCGATATGTTCGCCGGAACCGGCGCATTGGGCTTCGAGGCCCTGTCACGCGGGGCCGCCAGTGTGCTGATGTTCGAGCCGGATGCACTGGCCGCACGCCAACTGGCCGACAGTGCGGCGCAGCTGGGCGCGCGCCCGCCGCAACTGGAGGTTCGTCGGGCTGATGCTGTTGCCGCGCTGGCGTCTAGCAACGACAAATTCGATGTGGTTTTTGTCGATCCGCCGTTTCAGGCCGGGTTGTGGGATGAGGCGCTGGCCGTGTTGCCAGACCTGCTCAATCCGGCCCACCGGGTCTATGTGGAGTCGGCGCGCGACTGGGCGGGGCCGCGCGACCCGGCCTGGCGTGAGCTCAAGCACAAACGCGCCGCGGATGTGGAGTTTCGTCTGCTCGACTATAGTGGGCACCCCGAATCAATGCGTGGAGACAATTCGTGAAAGCCGCCTATACCGGGACTTTCGACCCCATCACGCTGGGTCACACCGACATGATCACGCGCGCCAGCGCGATGTTCGATGAGCTGGTCGTGGCCATTGCCCGCAGCTCGGCCAAGAATCCGCTGTTCACGCTGGAGCAACGGGTCGATATGGCAGAGCGTGCGCTGGCCCATATTCCCAATGTGCGGGTTTGCGGGTTTTCCGGCCTGATCATCGAATTCGCCCGTCAGAACGGAGTCACCGTGCTGGTCCGTGGGGTGCGTAACAACACGGATTTCGACTATGAGTCGCAGATGGCGCGTATGGTCAAGCATCTGGCGCCGGAGATCGACACCATCATTCTGCCGCCGACCGCCAAGTACGCACACATCTCCTCCACGCTGGTGCGTGAGATCGCTCAGCTGGGTGGTCCGCTGACTGATCTGGTGCCGGAGCTTGTCGAGGAGGAGGCCAAGTCACGGCCCTGGGAGTCCTGATGCGTCATTGCTGGGCAGTGCTGGCGGCGTTGTGTTTTTCGGCGCCGCTGCTGGCGGCCCCGACGCCGCCGAAATGGGCGATTGCCACGGCACATCCGCTGGCCACCAAAGCTGGGCAGGAGATTCTCGAAGCCGGTGGCAACGCCTTCGATGCAGCGGTTGCGGTGAGCGCCGCGCTGGCTGTGGTTGAACCCTCAGGTTCTGGCCTGGGCGGTGGCGGCTTCTATCTGCTGCACGATGCCCGCAGCGGGCGCAAGGTTTTCGTCGATGCGCGCGAGAAAGCGCCGCTGGCCTCCGACCCCGATATGTACCTGGATGCTGACGGCGAGGTGGTCGAATCGCGACTGCGCAGCCATCCGCTGGCCGCCGGGATTCCCGGGATACCGGCCGCACTGGAGCATCTCAGCAAGCACTACGGGCAGCTGGCGCTGGAGGACAGCCTGAAACCGGCGCAGCGTTACGCCGAAGATGGCTTCGAAGTGGATCACAAACTCGCGCTGTACATCCGCTTCAGGGCCAAGGAATTGGCGGCGTGGCCGGCCAGTGCAGCGCTCTATCTGCCAGCGGGCAAGCCGCTGGGGCAGGGCGACACGCTGGTTCAGCCTGATCTGGCCAAAACCCTGGAGCGCATCGCGGTGTTTGGCGCTGCCGGTTTCTACCAGGGGCGGGTGGCCAACCGGCTGGTTGAGGCGGTCCGTGAGGCGGGCGGTATCTGGAGCCACAAGGATCTGGCCGCGTACAGCGTGGTTGAGCGTGCGCCGGTGATCATGGACTACCGCGGCTGGCAGATTGTCAGCGCGCCGCCGCCGTCGTCGGGTGGTCTGGTGCTGGGGCTGATGTTCAACATTCTGTCGGGGTATGACTGGGACAGTCTGGATCAGGGGGCGCGTGATCATCTGAGCGTTGAAGCCATGCGCCGGGCTTACTACGACCGTGCCCGTTTCATGGGTGACAGTGACTTTGTCGATGTGCCCAGCCGGCAGTTGCTGAGCCGGGATTACGCGGCGCGCTGGCGCAAGACCATTTCCATGGACGAGGCCTCGGCCAGCGCCGCACTGGCGCCGGTTGGTGGCAACAGTGGTCAGGGTCGTAACACCACCCATTTCTCGATCATCGATACACAGGGCAACCGCGTGGCGGCCACGCTGTCGATCAACTTCATGCTCGGCTCCACGTTCGTCGCTGGCGGCACTGGCGTGTTGCTCAACAACGAGATGGACGATTTCGTGGCCAAACCTGGTGAGCCCAACGGCTACGGTCTGGTCGGTGGCTTGGCCAACGCCATCGAGCCGGGCAAGCGCATGCTCTCATCGATGTCGCCGACCTTTGTCGAGGGGGCGGACAAGGTGGCCATTGTGGGGACGCCGGGTGGCAGCCGCATCATCACGATGGTGTATCACGCCATCAATGGTGTGATCGATGGCCAGTCGGCCCGCAGCATCGTCGCCGAACCGCGCTTTCATCATCAGTATCTGCCGGACGAAATCGAGTACGAGCCGGGTGGCTTGAGCCCGGAGCGCCGTGCCGAACTCAAGAAACGTGGCCACAGCCTGAAGGAAATGTCGCGCCAGTACGGCAACATGCAGGCCGTCATCTGGGACATGAAGCGCAACCGTGTCGAAGCGGCTGCCGATCCACGTGGTGTAGGTCAGGCGAAAACCGGGCGCGCGGCAGGGCCGTGACGTGCCGGCAGCGGTGGGCAATTCAGTGGCATAACCCGGGGAAGCCCTGCTGATTCTCACATCAATGCGTGCGTAAGAGTTCGCGTACCCAGGTTTCGTAGTGACGTGACGTCTGGCCTTGGGTCATGTGCTGATTGCTGGAGGCGGCTGGCGCGTTGGCGCATTGACGGCGTAGTTCTCGGGGTGTGATGCCGAATTCCAGCTTGAAAGCACGGCTGAAGCTGGACATATTGGTGAACCCTGATGCGCATGCGATGCCGGTTATGCTGAGGTGTCGATGGCGGGCGGACATCAGACGTGCCGCTGCTGTCTGCAGGCGACGACGCTGGATATAGCGCCCGACACCGCCATCGTCGGCAAACAATGCGTACAGTCGGGTGCGTGAACACGGCACAGCTGCGGCGAGTCGTTCTATCGGAATTGCAGGCTGATGCAGCCACTGTTCTATCAACAAGTTAGCCCGTGCCCGAAGCGATTGACGCAGTGGCGGGCTGTCATCCGTGGCCTGACCAAGAGCCGCGTTGAGTGCGGCCGCTGCCAGGGCTAGCGTGGAATCGATCACGCCTGGGGATGACGCTGCTGCGACCTGCGGCAAATTTCCGTACAGCGCGAGTAAATGCGACCGCAGCATCACGGCCGCAGGCTCATTTGCTGCAATAACGGCCAGATGCGAGCTTTCAATGTCTTTAACCAGGTTCTTTAAAGCCTGACGTGAGACGCTGAGCGTGATATTGCGCTCTCTTGCGTTACGGTTATGGATCGGCTGTGTAGCGTCCATGATGACGATGTCACCGACACGACACTGTCTTTGCGCTCGCGATGCAAGCAGCTGACAAGGTCCTTCAAGGGCGAATTGCAGCATGATCATGTCGAGGCTGTCTGCTGCAATTCGCGCAGCATTGCGTTCATAGGACGCTGCTTGTGCGTGAAACGCTGACAGGATAAACGCATCGTCAAACAGCACATTATCAATGCTGGCAAAGAACTGCTCTTCGGGTACCGATGCTTGTAACTGGTAATCGAAGACAACGCTGATGCTGTCGCGCCACGCATCGTAGCGATGCTTGAGCGGCAGCTGGCGAGAGTCGAATGTGGAGCGAGGTAACGGATTCATCACTTGGCCTGTGATGGTTTAGCGGACGATGTGCGACGGCGCCATCGCAAGTGCCGTTGGCATGGCTGCCCTTTGCGCGTGGACCTGGAATATTACGAAACCGCGGCTTGGGACGCTGTGCACATTTTCATGAAATTGCATGGCCAGACTACGAGCTGAGTTGTTTGCGGAGCCCTCATTCAGGCGTTCGAACCGAGGTGTTGCATCAGCTTACCTGTCATTTACGGAGTCGGTCGCATGCTCAAGCGCGGTATTTTCATCAGTTTCTGCTTGTTTATTCCCATCTTTTCCGTTTCGGCATCGACCAATTATTGCGAAGAGCCGAACTGCAGCAACAGGCCATTCGCCAAGTCGGCGGTCATGTACAAGCGCGCTATGAGTGCGCCGCAGCCAGCCAAAGCCGGCGATCTTGGCGGGGAAACCCTAAGCCACGGCTTGCCCGGGGTGTGGGATGACGTGCGCGGCGTCGTCACTTTTCCGTGGTCAGCCCAGGGCGGGGTGGCTTTGCAATTGGTGGCTATGAGTTTGCCCGCGGTAGCGGCAGGGCATGAGCGGTTCACGTCTGCTGGGTGGTATCGCGAGCTGTTCTTCCTGGATGTTGGTGACGGTGTGCCGCGCTTGCTCTCCGCGTATCTGGCCGATCCAGAGTTTCAGCCCGGGGCACAGGACTTGATTGATCAGTCGGGACAGCTTTGGTTGTCCCAGTTCTTGCTCTATCAGGAAGCTGAAGAATTGCAGGCTGATCCGGATTTCTACCTGGGATACAACGAGGGCGCGGCTGTTGCGGATTTACGTTTCGTGACCAACCCTGAAGGTGAGGTCCTGCAGGTGGTCGTGGATATCTACAGTGATGCAGGTGAGTACCAATACAGCGTCGCGCCGCGTCCGGGTGATCGGTTGAATCCCAGTTTTGTTGGCTATGACACCGCTAATCCAGATGTGCTTTATGCCTTGTTTTATTTCGCTGACCCTCAGCCGCTTGAAAAGGCATTGTCGTTGCAGCGTCGCTACTACGTGCCGAGTGGCCTAACGGATAGCGCGCTGCCGAATGATTTTGATGCGGCAGGTTTGCGACTTTCGTTCTTGCTGGAAGGGTTCGCAGATGAAGGCGGCGCGGCGCGCTTTGGCTATAGTGAGCTGAAGGATCTGGGTTACGCGTGGGGCGATGCCAAAGCGAGTTCCAGCGGAAGTGGGGCTGCCGCATGGCCCTTGCTCGTGCTGGCGCTTGCGCTGGCCTGTCGTTTGCGGCCTAGCAGGCGCAGGCTCACCTCGCGCTGACATGCGAGGCATTCGCCGCGCAGCCTTACAGGCGTTCTCAGGCGGGTTGGTGTGGTGTGCCAGCCCAGGATTGGGAGATGTCGCATGGTTGGCGGCAGTCGCGCTGGTTCCCTTTTTGCTTAGCCTGCGTGGCAGCCGAGGGGTGGGCGCGGCCTTGTGGGGGCTGATGGGAGGCTTGTGGTATGCCATCCCTGGGCGCTGGACAACATTTTCCACCGCACTTTCAGCGATGGGCTTCGCCGGCTGGCTCGAATTGTCCTACCTCGTGGTTTTCTTTTTGAGCTACGCGTTGCCGTTCGCCATTTTTGCCTTGTTTTGGCAGTCGGTTGAGCGGACCCATGCCCAAGCTTGGGCTCCCTGGTTTGGGGGATTTCTGTTCGCGGGCTTGATTGTGTTCTGGCCGAGCGTATTTCCTTACACCCCGCTGGCGATGATCAGCAGCCAGGTCGTGTGGATACAGTTGGCCGAGGTTGGTGGTGAAGCGGTGCTGCTGGGTCTGCTATTGACCTCAAACCTGGGGGCGGCGCTGTGGCTTAGTGAGCCGCGCCAGCTCCAGGCCTTGTTCGCATGCGTGCTGCCGCTCGCCATTTGCGGCCTCTATGGGGTGGCGGCGTTGGCGCGCTGGAATGAGTCCCCGAATCAAGTGCTTTCGGTTCATGCCGTTCAGTCAAACTGGCCGCGTTTGGCGACTGACCATCTACTCCTGCGCGATCAGCACAGCACGCGACCTCTGTCCGCGGTTGAGCTCAGTCGTGCGGCATTTGCCGCTACGCCGAGTTGCGCCATTCAGCTGTGGCCAGAGACAGCCAGGCGGCCGCAGGCACCCGATCGTTTGTGTGAGCGTGCAGCGCAGCTTGCCGCTGAGTACGAGAGGCCGATATTGGCCACGTGTCATGCGTATGAAGACAGTGGGCCATATCTGGCGGCACGCTTGTATGACGGTGCTACGCCGCTACAAGCTCACCGTAAGTTGCGTTTGGTGCCGGTGTTCGAAGCTGCGGCGGCGCCGAGTAAGGACCGCGCGAATTCACCTCAGAATGTTCCGTTCAGTTTGGCGAATGGGATTAAGCTCATGCTGGCTATCTGTTACGAGATTTACTTCCGGCATGATTTGCGCAGAGCCGTTGTTGAGGGTGCGGATGCACTGGCGCATGCGGCGAACTTCTCGATATTCAGAAGTCCGCGAATCAGCCATTGGGATTTGGCGATGAGCAGGCTTAGAGCGGTAGAGCTGCGACGCAGCATCGTGCGTTCAGTGAACGCAGGACTCGCCGGTATGGTTGATCCGACGGGGCGCTGGACGCCGACCGCGCCTCAAGGCACAAGTGGCGCACAATGCCATCAGGTGGCACTGAATTCCCGGCTGAGCATCTACGCTCGCGTGGGTGATGGCGTGTTTTGGGCTTTACTGATGCTGTTCACTGTTTTGCAGCTGCGCGGGGCAACCAAGCGCCAGCGAAATGGCTGACAATGCCCCACTGGCTGGCCCAATAACCGCTGAATTTGGGCAGGGTGTCTGCGACATCAGCCAGACGTCGGTGGTAGAAGGCATGCAGGCTGGGGTCGGGTAGTACGTGTTGCGGGCTGAAGTTCGCGGCTGGAACAAAGGCCAGACCGAAGCCGGGTAGCAGGGGGAGTAAGGCGACAACCGGGTTGTTGCAGGCC encodes the following:
- a CDS encoding carbon-nitrogen hydrolase family protein; translated protein: MTQLNVAAVQYCASADAAANFACIEALVGEAARSGAQLVLLPENALFMGVHERDKLDLAEPLDDGPWQQALAALAARCGVHLVVGSFPLQVEADAQHVWPSTLVFDPAGQRVARYDKLHLFDVALDNGKVYQESRYFRRGDNAPQSFECHGVRVGLSICYDLRFPELYRQLVAEGAELLLVPAAFTHATGQEHWEVLLRARAIENLAGVVAANQCGTHPSGQRSWGHSMIVDPWGRVLASCDEQPGLCQAVIDLDALARRRREFPVLQHRSL
- the tldD gene encoding metalloprotease TldD gives rise to the protein MSNTLERAQSHLLSPANLQLSDLEQVLHGLMRPGVDAADLYFQARRSESWSLEEGIVKSGGYGIDQGVGVRAISGETTGFAYSDELERPALQQACEAAGAIARQGGSGAITGWRKPAGHALYQPLDPIASLDADAKLDLLRRADAAARAADPAVSQVMASLSASHEHVLIAASDGTLASDIRPLVRLQIQVIVERNGKRESASAGGGGRYELSHLGERVSPEALAKEAVRLALLRLDAGAAPAGSMPVVLGPGWPGVLLHEAVGHGLEGDFNRKGSSVYSGRVGEQVASSLCTIVDDGTLAERRGSLNIDDEGTPTQHNVLIENGILKGYLQDKLNAGLMGVAATGNGRRESFAHLPMPRMTNTFMQPGAHDPDEIIASVERGLYACNFEGGQVDITSGNFVFSASEAYLIENGKLGRPVKGATLIGNGPQALNAVSMVGNDLALDSGIGVCGKDGQSVPVGVGQPTLKVDTLTVGGTETG
- the rsmD gene encoding 16S rRNA (guanine(966)-N(2))-methyltransferase RsmD gives rise to the protein MARKPPGKRGGGPSGRLRIIGGQWRGRMLPVADRPGLRPTPDRVRETLFNWLAYDLHDVRVLDMFAGTGALGFEALSRGAASVLMFEPDALAARQLADSAAQLGARPPQLEVRRADAVAALASSNDKFDVVFVDPPFQAGLWDEALAVLPDLLNPAHRVYVESARDWAGPRDPAWRELKHKRAADVEFRLLDYSGHPESMRGDNS
- the coaD gene encoding pantetheine-phosphate adenylyltransferase codes for the protein MKAAYTGTFDPITLGHTDMITRASAMFDELVVAIARSSAKNPLFTLEQRVDMAERALAHIPNVRVCGFSGLIIEFARQNGVTVLVRGVRNNTDFDYESQMARMVKHLAPEIDTIILPPTAKYAHISSTLVREIAQLGGPLTDLVPELVEEEAKSRPWES
- the ggt gene encoding gamma-glutamyltransferase, with protein sequence MRHCWAVLAALCFSAPLLAAPTPPKWAIATAHPLATKAGQEILEAGGNAFDAAVAVSAALAVVEPSGSGLGGGGFYLLHDARSGRKVFVDAREKAPLASDPDMYLDADGEVVESRLRSHPLAAGIPGIPAALEHLSKHYGQLALEDSLKPAQRYAEDGFEVDHKLALYIRFRAKELAAWPASAALYLPAGKPLGQGDTLVQPDLAKTLERIAVFGAAGFYQGRVANRLVEAVREAGGIWSHKDLAAYSVVERAPVIMDYRGWQIVSAPPPSSGGLVLGLMFNILSGYDWDSLDQGARDHLSVEAMRRAYYDRARFMGDSDFVDVPSRQLLSRDYAARWRKTISMDEASASAALAPVGGNSGQGRNTTHFSIIDTQGNRVAATLSINFMLGSTFVAGGTGVLLNNEMDDFVAKPGEPNGYGLVGGLANAIEPGKRMLSSMSPTFVEGADKVAIVGTPGGSRIITMVYHAINGVIDGQSARSIVAEPRFHHQYLPDEIEYEPGGLSPERRAELKKRGHSLKEMSRQYGNMQAVIWDMKRNRVEAAADPRGVGQAKTGRAAGP
- a CDS encoding helix-turn-helix domain-containing protein, with product MNPLPRSTFDSRQLPLKHRYDAWRDSISVVFDYQLQASVPEEQFFASIDNVLFDDAFILSAFHAQAASYERNAARIAADSLDMIMLQFALEGPCQLLASRAQRQCRVGDIVIMDATQPIHNRNARERNITLSVSRQALKNLVKDIESSHLAVIAANEPAAVMLRSHLLALYGNLPQVAAASSPGVIDSTLALAAAALNAALGQATDDSPPLRQSLRARANLLIEQWLHQPAIPIERLAAAVPCSRTRLYALFADDGGVGRYIQRRRLQTAAARLMSARHRHLSITGIACASGFTNMSSFSRAFKLEFGITPRELRRQCANAPAASSNQHMTQGQTSRHYETWVRELLRTH
- a CDS encoding nitrilase-related carbon-nitrogen hydrolase, producing the protein MWGLMGGLWYAIPGRWTTFSTALSAMGFAGWLELSYLVVFFLSYALPFAIFALFWQSVERTHAQAWAPWFGGFLFAGLIVFWPSVFPYTPLAMISSQVVWIQLAEVGGEAVLLGLLLTSNLGAALWLSEPRQLQALFACVLPLAICGLYGVAALARWNESPNQVLSVHAVQSNWPRLATDHLLLRDQHSTRPLSAVELSRAAFAATPSCAIQLWPETARRPQAPDRLCERAAQLAAEYERPILATCHAYEDSGPYLAARLYDGATPLQAHRKLRLVPVFEAAAAPSKDRANSPQNVPFSLANGIKLMLAICYEIYFRHDLRRAVVEGADALAHAANFSIFRSPRISHWDLAMSRLRAVELRRSIVRSVNAGLAGMVDPTGRWTPTAPQGTSGAQCHQVALNSRLSIYARVGDGVFWALLMLFTVLQLRGATKRQRNG
- a CDS encoding GFA family protein produces the protein MTTTCQCPCGQQQIAVFGQPVMRFICHCEICQKVYAKPFADIVAVRASQVAKPLSPGIRFAKHRPPPAVKRGVCPACNNPVVALLPLLPGFGLAFVPAANFSPQHVLPDPSLHAFYHRRLADVADTLPKFSGYWASQWGIVSHFAGAWLPRAAAKQ